The segment TGGCACGCGCTATACTGCCGCCACGTTGCGCGCGTTGCAGGCGGCACATCCTGGGGTGCATTTTGTCTGGCTGATGGGCGCTGACAATCTGGCGCAGTTTCACCGCTGGGATCAGTGGCGCGACATACTGCGCAGCGTGCCGGTCGGGGTCATGGCGCGGCCCGGAGATCGAATATCGGCACGGATGTCACCTGCGGCGCGGCAGTTCCGGGCATATACACTGTCGTCGCGGGCCGCGCGGCTGTTGCCTAGGGCGGCACCACCGGCCTGGTGTTTCGTCAATGTTCCGATGAGCAACCTCAGCTCAAGTGCGATTCGGG is part of the Puniceibacterium sp. IMCC21224 genome and harbors:
- a CDS encoding nicotinate-nucleotide adenylyltransferase — its product is MHKTGLSLRAGQCVGLLGGSFDPPHQGHVLITREALRRFGLDRVVWLVSPGNPLKSQGPAPLPSRMTAARAIIQHPRVIISDAEARLGTRYTAATLRALQAAHPGVHFVWLMGADNLAQFHRWDQWRDILRSVPVGVMARPGDRISARMSPAARQFRAYTLSSRAARLLPRAAPPAWCFVNVPMSNLSSSAIRAKGNIGPVS